A single region of the Blattabacterium sp. (Cryptocercus kyebangensis) genome encodes:
- a CDS encoding Nramp family divalent metal transporter, protein MLKNKYPIKGWRKENKVPSLSEVFSTVSVPKQKGIWRKFFAFTGPGLLIAVGYMDPGNWATDIAGGSKFGYMLLSVIFISNIFAIILQHLALKLGIVCERDLAQACRDHYSPFISFILWILCEVAISACDLAEIIGSVLALKLLFGIPITWGVLITTIDVLLILFFQYKGFRYIESVVAVLIFTILICFGFEIISSKPEIFPILKGIIPNPEIIKNSHSFYISIGILGATVMPHNLYLHSSIIQTRNYQRTIEGKKMAIKYATIDSTLSLSLAFFINASILIISAATFHKYGHTEVADIMDAHKLLSPILGSSLSGVFFALALLASGQNSTLTGTLSGQIVMEGFLHIRLKPWVRRLITRLIAIVPAMIASIIYGEKGTAELLIISQIILSIQLSFAIIPLVNFTGDYDKMGLFVNGPVLKILSWFITIIIVLLNLFLLYNTFQ, encoded by the coding sequence ATGCTAAAAAATAAATATCCAATAAAAGGATGGAGAAAAGAGAATAAGGTTCCTTCCCTTTCTGAGGTTTTTTCTACTGTTTCTGTTCCTAAACAAAAAGGAATATGGAGAAAATTTTTTGCTTTTACTGGACCAGGACTATTAATTGCTGTAGGGTATATGGATCCCGGAAATTGGGCTACAGATATTGCTGGAGGGTCTAAATTCGGATACATGCTTTTGTCCGTTATTTTTATATCCAATATTTTTGCTATCATTTTACAACATTTAGCTTTAAAATTAGGGATTGTTTGTGAACGAGATTTAGCACAAGCCTGTAGGGATCATTATTCTCCCTTTATTAGTTTTATATTATGGATATTATGCGAAGTAGCTATTTCTGCATGTGATTTAGCAGAAATCATTGGTTCTGTATTAGCCTTAAAATTACTTTTTGGAATTCCAATTACGTGGGGGGTATTAATTACGACTATAGATGTTTTGCTCATTTTATTTTTTCAATATAAAGGATTCAGATACATTGAAAGTGTGGTAGCCGTATTAATTTTTACAATTTTGATTTGTTTTGGTTTTGAAATTATTAGTTCTAAACCAGAAATTTTCCCCATTTTAAAAGGAATTATTCCTAATCCTGAAATAATTAAAAATTCACATTCTTTCTACATTTCTATTGGAATCCTAGGAGCAACTGTAATGCCTCACAATCTTTACCTACATTCAAGTATCATACAAACCAGGAACTACCAACGAACTATTGAAGGTAAGAAAATGGCCATAAAATATGCGACTATAGATAGTACATTATCTTTATCCTTAGCATTTTTTATCAATGCATCAATATTAATCATATCTGCAGCGACTTTTCATAAATATGGACATACAGAAGTAGCCGATATTATGGACGCACATAAACTTTTATCTCCTATACTAGGATCTAGTCTTTCAGGAGTTTTTTTTGCACTAGCTTTACTAGCATCAGGACAAAATTCTACACTTACTGGAACTTTATCTGGACAAATTGTGATGGAAGGATTTCTTCATATACGATTAAAACCTTGGGTTAGAAGACTTATAACTAGATTAATAGCTATTGTACCGGCTATGATAGCCTCTATTATTTATGGAGAAAAAGGAACTGCAGAATTACTAATAATTAGTCAAATAATTTTATCAATACAATTAAGTTTCGCCATTATTCCTTTAGTTAATTTTACAGGAGATTATGATAAAATGGGATTATTTGTCAATGGCCCTGTTTTAAAAATATTATCTTGGTTCATCACGATTATC